One window from the genome of Kryptolebias marmoratus isolate JLee-2015 linkage group LG1, ASM164957v2, whole genome shotgun sequence encodes:
- the LOC108242780 gene encoding zinc-binding protein A33-like: MAQKDVFQTYLSCHLCLETFKEPVSLSCNHNFCSGCLQRFWAQAKTNSCPVCGKESSKETLTVNFTLKELADSIAGRQESGPSGSSFRSFVQEKQEKKVTVVCSKHPEDPKWFCRNEQRAVCPVCEFSLHQNHKVVPVEQAVSELKEQLRSDLKSLQDKRNKHKHVEETYNDVIQHSKKQLLSTETQIRAEFNKLHQFLRDEEESRLAALREEEEQKAKPISREMKRIQEQISSLSDSISAVEEDLQKDNVSFLSSYKDTQTRARTQSSLSDPQLVSGALIDVAKHLGNLSFRVWDKMKDKVHFSPVILDPNTASRSLSLSDDLTSVTHVDTNQQLPDNPERNTKYSNVFGSEGFSSGKHSWEVEVGDHPDWLIGLVKETFDRKGETFASPKYGVLCLVFRNRKYSNGAGKSVTVKKSLQKIRIQLDYDGGDVSFYNSEDKSLICTHRDTFTEKLFPYFCIGKAGGAKTTQVKICRLHF, from the coding sequence ATGGCacagaaagatgtttttcaAACTTATCTGAGCTGCCATTTGTGTTTGGAGACTTTTAAGGAGCCTGTGTCTCTGAGCTGCAACCACAACTTCTGTTCAGGCTGCCTTCAGAGGTTCTGGGCACAAGCCAAGACCAACAGCTGTCCGGTTTGTGGAAAGGAATCATCTAAAGAAACTCTAACAGTGAATTTTACACTGAAGGAACTCGCTGACTCCATTGCTGGAAGACAGGAATCTGGACCATCTGGATCATCATTTAGATCATTtgtgcaggaaaaacaagagaagaaggtGACGGTGGTGTGCAGCAAACATCCAGAAGATCCTAAATGGTTCTGTAGAAATGAGCAGAGAGCTGTGTGTCCTGTCTGTGAGTTTTCTCTCCACCAGAACCACAAAGTGGTTCCTGTAGAACAAGCAGTCAGTgagctgaaggagcagctgagATCTGACTTAAAGTCTCTGCAGGACAAgaggaacaaacacaaacatgtggaGGAAACATACAATGATGTGATCCAACACTCCaagaagcagctgctgtccacagagacacagatcAGAGCAGAGTTCAACAAGCTCCACCAGTTCCTGAGAGACGAAGAGGAGTCCAGACTGGCAGCtctgagggaggaagaggagcagaaggcGAAACCTATCAGCAGAGAGATGAAGAGGATCCAGGAGCAGATCTCCTCTCTGTCAGACAGTATCTCTGCTGTTGAAGAAGACCTGCAGAAAGACAACGTGTCGTTCCTCAGCAGTTATAAAGACACTCAGACCAGAGCCAGAACCCAGAGCTCACTGTCAGATCCACAGCTGGTCTCAGGAGCCCTGATAGATGTGGCCAAACACCTGGGCAACCTGTCCTTCAGAGTCTGGGACAAGATGAAGGACAAGGTCCACTTCAGTCCTGTCATTCTGGATCCAAACACTGCGAGTCGATCACTCAGTCTGTCTGATGATCTGACCAGTGTGACACATGTAGACACCAACCAGCAGCTTCCTGACAATCCAGAGAGAAACACCAAGTACTCCAATGTCTTTGGATCTGAGGGCTTCAGCTCAGGGAAACACAGctgggaggtggaggtgggagaTCATCCTGATTGGCTGATCGGTTTGGTCAAAGAGACGTTTGACAGGAAGGGAGAGACATTTGCTTCACCTAAATATGGAGTTTTATGTTTGGTGTTTCGCAACAGGAAATACTCCAATGGTGCCGGTAAGTCTGTCACGGTGAAGAAGAGTCTCCAGAAGATCAGAATCCAGCTGGACTACGACGGCGGGGACGTGTCCTTTTACAACTCTGAGGACAAGAGTCTCATCTGCACTCACAGAGACACTTTCACTGAGAAACTTTTCCCTTATTTTTGCATTGGAAAGGCTGGAGGAGCCAAAACTACACAGGTTAAAATCTGTAGACTTCATTTTTGA
- the LOC108242778 gene encoding nuclear factor 7, brain-like: protein MAEKAELLESFLSCHVCSETFKDPVSLSCNHSFCSSCLQKFWEQTNNKNCPICKRKSSKESLLVNFSLKQLADSFAGRQKSGSSEAEKGEKEVEVVCSKHQEDPKLFCEDEQRAVCPVCEFSLHQNHKVVPVEQAVSELKEQLRSDLKSLQDKRNKHKHVEETYNDVIQHSKKQLLSTETQIRAEFNKLHQFLRDEEESRLAALREEEEQRRKTISREMKRIQEQISSLSDSISAVEEDLQKDNVSFLSSYKDTQTRARTQSSLSDPQLVSGALIDVAKHLGNLSFRVWDKMKDKVHFSPVILDPNTANSCLHLSDDLTSVTHGDTKQQLPDNPERNTYYPEVFGSEGFSSGKHNWEVEVGDHPNWLIGLVKQSVDRKGERSLSPEYGIWCLWHGDGKYTNGVGKTLTVKKSLQKIRVQLDFDRGEVSFHDSEDVSLIYTHRDTLPEKLFPYFYIGRSGDAKTSDVKICETKSSF, encoded by the coding sequence atggctgaaaaagctGAACTTCTTGAAAGTTTTCTGAGCTGCCATGTCTGTTCAGAGACTTTCAAAGATCCTGTGTCTCTGAGCTGCAACCACAGCTTCTGTTCAAGCTGCCTGCAGAAGTTCTGGGAACAAACTAACAACAAGAACTGTCCTATTTGTAAAAGGAAATCCTCAAAGGAAAGTCTACTTGTGAATTTTAGTCTGAAGCAACTTGCTGACTCTTTTGCTGGACGACAGAAATCTGGATCATCTGAGGcagaaaaaggagagaaggAAGTGGAGGTGGTGTGCAGCAAACACCAAGAAGATCCTAAACTGTTCTGTGAAGACGAGCAGAGAGCTGTGTGTCCTGTCTGTGAGTTTTCTCTCCACCAGAACCACAAAGTGGTTCCTGTAGAACAAGCAGTCAGTgagctgaaggagcagctgagATCTGACTTAAAGTCTCTGCAGGACAAgaggaacaaacacaaacatgtggaGGAAACATACAATGATGTGATCCAACACTCCaagaagcagctgctgtccacagagacacagatcAGAGCAGAGTTCAACAAGCTCCACCAGTTCCTGAGAGACGAAGAGGAGTCCAGACTGGCAGCtctgagggaggaagaggagcagaggaggaagactATCAGCAGAGAGATGAAGAGGATCCAGGAGCAGATCTCCTCTCTGTCAGACAGTATCTCTGCTGTTGAAGAAGACCTGCAGAAAGACAACGTGTCGTTCCTCAGCAGTTATAAAGACACTCAGACCAGAGCCAGAACCCAGAGCTCACTGTCAGATCCACAGCTGGTCTCAGGAGCCCTGATAGATGTGGCCAAACACCTGGGCAACCTGTCCTTCAGAGTCTGGGACAAGATGAAGGACAAGGTCCACTTCAGTCCTGTCATTCTGGACCCAAACACTGCAAACAGCTGCCTCCATCTGTCTGATGATCTGACCAGTGTGACACATGGAGacacaaagcagcagcttcctgaCAATCCAGAGAGAAACACCTATTATCCTGAAGTTTTTGGTTCTGAGGGCTTCAGCTCAGGGAAACACAactgggaggtggaggtgggagaTCATCCAAACTGGTTGATTGGTTTGGTTAAACAGTCAGTCGACAGGAAGGGAGAAAGATCTCTTTCACCAGAATATGGAATCTGGTGTTTGTGGCATGGAGATGGAAAATACACTAATGGTGTTGGTAAAACTCTCACAGTGAAGAAGAGTCTCCAGAAGATCAGAGTCCAGCTGGACTTTGACAGGGGGGAGGTGTCCTTCCATGACTCTGAAGACGTGAGTCTCATCTACACTCACAGAGACACTTTACCTGAGAAACTCTTCCCTTATTTTTATATTGGAAGGTCTGGAGACGCCAAAACATCTGATGTTAAAATCTGTGAAACTAAAAGTTCTTTTTGA